One Caldivirga sp. genomic region harbors:
- a CDS encoding single-stranded DNA-binding protein gives MKINEGKNYVELTVERVEDLFILYLVLKPGDLIYSWTVREVRGRSGERFGREKVYLGVRVKSLEFHEPRGVLRIRGIIEDYPEWLEGAGGSYHSLEVGVGSTLKIMRNIDRDYLGQLINTLGSGIKVLIASISIEETTVALATRLGVSVIATISNNYVQSKESGGSLMNQRYIDDVSKVVKQLTEIHKPTALIIATQGMLVNSIPNIEVRGISIERVIVSEGGLSGVYEVERRGYLDKIGLKLGYDIVNRIMEELGKGSGLVALGDEVYEALSIGAAESVAMLDKLLMEKAEESRRIVDECIRTRARLIIVPEGSEAGKLLSGLGGLAALLRFRVK, from the coding sequence GTTGAGGACCTCTTCATACTCTACCTTGTTCTTAAGCCAGGTGACTTAATATACTCCTGGACTGTCAGGGAGGTTAGGGGTAGGAGTGGGGAGAGGTTTGGTAGGGAGAAGGTTTACCTTGGCGTTAGGGTTAAGAGCCTTGAGTTTCATGAACCAAGGGGGGTTTTGAGGATTAGAGGGATTATTGAAGATTACCCTGAGTGGCTTGAGGGGGCTGGTGGAAGTTACCACAGTCTTGAGGTGGGGGTTGGCTCAACGTTGAAGATAATGAGGAACATTGATAGGGATTACTTAGGGCAATTGATTAATACGCTTGGTTCCGGAATTAAGGTGCTGATTGCGTCAATATCAATTGAGGAAACCACGGTAGCCTTAGCCACTAGGCTTGGCGTGAGTGTTATTGCAACAATCAGTAATAATTATGTTCAAAGTAAGGAAAGCGGGGGATCCTTAATGAACCAGAGGTACATTGACGACGTCTCCAAGGTAGTGAAGCAATTGACCGAAATACATAAACCCACCGCACTAATCATAGCTACTCAAGGAATGTTAGTGAACAGTATCCCTAATATTGAAGTAAGGGGGATATCTATTGAGAGGGTCATTGTCTCCGAGGGTGGTTTAAGCGGTGTTTATGAGGTTGAGAGAAGAGGTTACTTAGATAAGATTGGCCTTAAGCTAGGTTATGATATTGTTAATAGGATTATGGAGGAGTTAGGTAAGGGCAGTGGCTTAGTGGCCCTAGGTGATGAGGTTTATGAGGCATTAAGCATAGGGGCCGCTGAATCAGTGGCTATGCTTGATAAACTCCTAATGGAGAAGGCTGAGGAATCTAGGCGCATTGTGGATGAGTGCATTAGGACTAGGGCTAGGTTAATAATAGTGCCTGAAGGTAGTGAGGCAGGTAAGTTACTTAGTGGGCTAGGTGGCCTAGCAGCATTACTTAGGTTCAGGGTTAAGTAA
- the porB gene encoding pyruvate synthase subunit PorB, whose product MKVGIRTIWDVPKEEYFGPGQLTCAGCGPSLAVRHILKAAGPNTIIANATGCIEVTTTQYPYTAWAVPYIHVAFENAAAVASGIESAIKALNRKGLANTKAKVIALAGDGGTYDIGIQALSGMLERGHGVLYVLYDNEAYMNTGIQRSGGTPRFAWTTTSPVGSKIRGKVQSKKDIMSIVIAHRVPYAATASIAYPLDLMNKVKKALDALDEGPTFLHVFAPCPPGWRIDESKTVEIARLAVETGVFPLYEWDHGKFRLNPPSNNHIDKSKRKPLINYLKPQGRFAHMKEDEIKAMEAEIDSYWDYLTKLLKAFG is encoded by the coding sequence ATTAAGGTAGGCATAAGGACCATATGGGATGTGCCTAAGGAGGAGTACTTTGGGCCTGGTCAATTAACATGCGCTGGTTGTGGTCCGTCATTAGCCGTTAGACATATACTTAAGGCAGCTGGGCCAAACACCATAATAGCTAACGCCACTGGTTGCATTGAGGTAACAACAACCCAATACCCATACACTGCCTGGGCTGTACCATACATTCACGTAGCCTTTGAGAACGCAGCTGCTGTTGCATCTGGAATTGAGTCCGCTATTAAGGCGCTTAACAGGAAGGGTCTAGCTAACACTAAGGCTAAGGTAATCGCCCTAGCCGGTGATGGTGGTACCTATGACATTGGTATTCAAGCCCTAAGTGGAATGCTGGAGAGGGGGCATGGTGTATTATATGTGCTGTACGATAATGAGGCTTACATGAACACTGGTATACAGCGTTCAGGTGGTACACCGCGCTTTGCATGGACTACTACATCACCCGTAGGTAGTAAGATTAGGGGTAAGGTTCAGAGCAAGAAGGACATTATGAGCATTGTTATTGCTCACCGTGTACCATACGCAGCCACTGCAAGCATAGCGTATCCGCTTGATTTAATGAATAAGGTTAAGAAGGCGCTCGATGCATTAGATGAGGGGCCAACATTCCTACATGTGTTCGCCCCATGCCCGCCAGGTTGGAGGATTGATGAAAGTAAGACGGTTGAAATAGCTAGGTTAGCGGTGGAGACTGGGGTATTCCCACTTTATGAATGGGACCACGGGAAGTTCAGGCTTAATCCACCCAGTAATAATCATATCGATAAATCGAAGAGGAAGCCGCTCATAAATTACCTTAAGCCTCAGGGTAGGTTTGCCCACATGAAGGAGGATGAGATTAAAGCCATGGAGGCTGAAATAGACAGTTACTGGGATTACTTAACCAAGTTGCTTAAGGCCTTTGGTTAA
- a CDS encoding ferredoxin oxidoreductase: MTQVLEKQRERVVVEKKGLTTNYAIAQAVKDVDVDVIAAYPITPQTTIIEKLAEYVANGELDAEFIPVESEHSALSAAVGASAAGARVFTATSAQGLELMHEILHIASGLRLPIVMAVPGRALSAPISIHGDYQDLMNVRDTGWIIYIASTAQEAYDTIIEAFRVAEDPRVQLPVIVSYDGFLMSHTTEPVEIYDPKVVREFTPRRRNTRPILNPENPITMGALATPDWYYEIKYQAINALKSSRGVIDEVDSEFNEKFNRSYKPVEGFMIDDADYVLVTYGGAATWNALEAAKEARDRGLKAGVVRIRLFRPFPANDLVKALSNAKAIAVVDRAVAPGSPIEGPVFKDVYIALHMADVDKPMLSVIHGLSQRTMYIRDFYELYYRLRDIAKIGKSPQESLFMGLR; the protein is encoded by the coding sequence ATGACGCAGGTACTTGAGAAGCAGAGGGAGAGGGTTGTTGTTGAGAAGAAGGGTTTAACGACTAATTACGCCATAGCTCAAGCTGTTAAGGATGTGGACGTTGACGTTATTGCAGCATACCCAATAACACCGCAGACAACCATAATTGAGAAACTAGCCGAATACGTGGCTAATGGTGAACTTGATGCGGAGTTCATCCCAGTTGAGTCAGAGCACAGTGCATTATCAGCAGCAGTGGGTGCATCAGCAGCTGGCGCGAGGGTTTTCACAGCCACGTCGGCTCAGGGTCTTGAGCTAATGCATGAGATACTTCACATAGCCTCAGGCTTGAGGTTACCCATAGTTATGGCGGTACCTGGTAGGGCTTTATCAGCCCCCATAAGTATTCACGGTGACTACCAGGACTTAATGAATGTTAGGGATACTGGCTGGATAATATACATAGCGTCCACTGCCCAGGAGGCTTATGATACAATCATTGAGGCCTTTAGGGTTGCTGAGGATCCCAGGGTTCAATTACCAGTAATAGTATCATATGACGGTTTCCTAATGAGCCATACCACTGAGCCGGTTGAGATATATGACCCTAAGGTTGTGCGTGAATTCACACCAAGGAGACGCAACACTAGGCCTATTCTTAACCCAGAGAACCCCATAACAATGGGTGCTTTAGCAACCCCTGATTGGTACTATGAGATAAAGTACCAGGCTATTAATGCACTTAAGTCATCCAGAGGTGTCATTGATGAAGTTGACTCAGAGTTCAATGAGAAGTTCAATAGGTCGTATAAGCCCGTGGAAGGTTTCATGATTGATGATGCTGACTACGTGTTGGTAACGTACGGTGGTGCCGCAACTTGGAATGCCCTTGAGGCTGCTAAGGAGGCTAGGGATAGGGGACTTAAGGCAGGGGTAGTTAGGATTAGGTTATTTAGACCCTTCCCTGCAAATGACTTAGTTAAGGCTCTCTCTAATGCTAAGGCTATTGCAGTTGTTGATAGGGCTGTTGCACCAGGTTCACCTATAGAGGGGCCAGTCTTTAAGGATGTTTACATAGCCCTTCACATGGCTGATGTTGATAAGCCAATGCTCTCAGTAATACATGGCCTCTCACAGCGTACAATGTACATAAGGGACTTCTATGAATTATACTATAGGCTTAGGGATATTGCTAAAATTGGTAAATCACCGCAGGAATCATTATTCATGGGATTGAGGTGA
- a CDS encoding 4Fe-4S binding protein yields MSELKSWTQIPMGGYITEPKNSMNNKTGSWRTQRPVIDQDACTRCRICWLYCPEPAILELDKPYVAKNGRKYNMTFEINYDYCKGCGICANECPVKAIKMVPEVVQQ; encoded by the coding sequence ATGAGTGAGCTCAAGTCCTGGACGCAAATACCCATGGGTGGATACATAACTGAGCCTAAGAATTCTATGAATAATAAGACTGGTTCATGGAGGACTCAAAGACCAGTAATAGACCAGGACGCATGCACGAGGTGCCGCATATGCTGGCTCTACTGCCCTGAACCGGCAATACTTGAGCTTGATAAGCCTTATGTGGCTAAGAATGGGAGGAAGTATAATATGACATTCGAGATAAACTATGATTACTGCAAGGGCTGTGGCATATGTGCAAACGAGTGCCCAGTTAAGGCAATAAAGATGGTGCCTGAGGTGGTTCAGCAATGA
- a CDS encoding 2-oxoacid:acceptor oxidoreductase family protein codes for MENLSRVDITFYGRGGQGAVTAAQVLAEAAIHSGLFASAFPEYGAERRGAPVRAYVRVANQYLGIREPIEKPDVSVVFDVRLVDLFNITKITKPNGTIVINSSEDYAKQMLSQFNGKVVYVDAYSISMKYLGKAIVNTPMLGALLRVMGAINIEIVKELIKGTFRGRVGQLNAEAIDEAYKLARVIP; via the coding sequence ATGGAGAATTTAAGTCGCGTAGACATAACGTTCTACGGCAGAGGGGGACAAGGCGCGGTTACTGCAGCGCAGGTTTTAGCTGAAGCCGCAATACACAGTGGCTTATTCGCATCAGCGTTCCCTGAGTATGGGGCTGAGCGTAGAGGTGCCCCAGTTAGGGCGTATGTTAGGGTAGCTAACCAATACCTTGGTATTAGGGAACCTATAGAGAAGCCTGATGTGTCTGTGGTTTTTGACGTGAGACTAGTGGATTTATTCAACATAACTAAGATAACTAAACCGAATGGTACAATAGTAATAAACTCCAGTGAGGATTACGCCAAGCAGATGCTTAGCCAGTTTAACGGTAAGGTGGTTTACGTGGATGCCTACAGCATATCAATGAAGTACTTAGGTAAGGCCATAGTTAACACACCCATGCTTGGTGCATTACTAAGGGTAATGGGGGCGATTAATATTGAGATTGTTAAGGAACTCATTAAGGGCACCTTCAGGGGAAGGGTTGGTCAATTAAACGCCGAGGCAATTGATGAGGCGTATAAGCTGGCTAGGGTGATACCATGA
- a CDS encoding RtcB family protein: protein MAPPLRKIDRFIWEIPKTYKPCMKVPARIFADESLIEKMKTDSTLEQAANVACLPGVYRYSIALPDAHQGYGFPVGGVAAVDSNQGTISPGGIGYDINCLPPGTRILTRFGYTVPIESLARGGELVSIDRDAKNPRITRVKLFLWRRESRLIAIRTRSGYVLKASSDHPILTPRGMVNAGELKIGDRVALHPFEGVPYEEPPSRIILKGVEFPEEVARELSGRGLLPLTTRNPKLPILLKLLGYFIGGGSFNGVDGEVVFYGSREGLEEMKRDIEELGYDARVYCGTKDLKVNDKGLNDHECVLRVVSRSLKALLTALGAPPGRKTRIPFRVPNWVMELPLWMRRLFLAGYFGAAMSGPVTINGYDFKQPHVAVFKVPELEQSGYDFLSDIARMLNDFGVEAGYVEKVYSSNGGIQLRLYVSSTPRNLTRLWSRVNYEYSPEKRRLALAAVVWLRLIMRAINPHSEDEQLTIAIVEGGYAEPIMQSHVNERFVERGVYADEVEEPMAPRGLPRFEDWLKANVEGDVVWDIIEDVKEEEFNGLVYDLTIDDEAHDFIADGFVVSNCGVRVLRTDLTEDEVRPKLRELVNTIFELAPAGVGETGRLHLPISELNKALDEGVDWAIRNGYGWADDKEYIEQNGSWDFADSSKVSQRAKERGKDEIGTIGSGNHFIEIQVVDKIFNPDVARVFGIEREGQVTVMIHSGSRGLGHQVATDYIRIAESKMRQWGLYLPDRELAALPLTAREAQDYLHAMAAAANYAWTNRHLLMHWVRESFRRVFGKDPDKLGMRIVYDVAHNIAKFEEHVIDDEGHRAKVWVHRKGATRAFPAGREEIPKVYRGIGQPVLIPGSMGTGSYILVGFEKSMQLTFGTAPHGAGRQMSRSAAVRSLPPSKVKAALESRGIIIRSAESEIISEEAPEAYKNVDIVAEVSDALGLAKKVVRLRPIGVVKG, encoded by the coding sequence ATGGCTCCACCTTTAAGGAAGATAGATAGATTCATCTGGGAAATACCTAAGACGTATAAGCCATGCATGAAGGTTCCAGCTAGGATATTTGCTGATGAGTCATTAATAGAGAAGATGAAGACTGATTCAACACTTGAGCAAGCAGCCAACGTAGCGTGCTTACCTGGAGTATATAGGTATAGTATAGCACTGCCTGACGCGCATCAAGGCTATGGCTTCCCAGTGGGTGGTGTTGCGGCTGTTGATTCAAACCAAGGTACCATAAGCCCTGGGGGTATTGGCTATGACATAAATTGTCTACCTCCAGGAACCAGGATATTAACTAGGTTCGGTTATACTGTGCCAATAGAATCCTTAGCCAGGGGTGGGGAATTAGTATCAATTGATAGGGACGCTAAGAACCCTAGGATAACCAGGGTAAAGCTGTTCCTATGGAGGAGGGAGAGTAGGCTAATTGCCATTAGGACAAGGAGTGGGTACGTGCTTAAGGCGTCCTCAGACCACCCAATACTGACCCCTAGGGGTATGGTTAATGCAGGTGAGTTGAAGATTGGGGACAGGGTGGCGCTACACCCATTTGAGGGTGTACCCTACGAGGAACCCCCAAGTAGGATTATTCTGAAGGGTGTTGAATTTCCTGAGGAGGTAGCTAGAGAGCTTAGTGGGAGGGGTCTATTACCGTTAACCACCAGGAATCCTAAATTACCCATACTGCTTAAGCTACTTGGCTACTTCATAGGTGGTGGCTCGTTCAATGGTGTTGATGGTGAAGTTGTATTCTATGGTTCAAGAGAGGGACTTGAGGAGATGAAGAGGGATATTGAGGAGCTAGGCTATGATGCTAGGGTATATTGTGGAACAAAGGACTTAAAGGTAAATGATAAGGGGCTTAATGATCATGAATGCGTACTGCGCGTTGTCTCAAGGAGCCTTAAGGCGTTGCTAACAGCGCTGGGTGCACCACCAGGTAGGAAGACACGCATACCCTTCAGGGTACCTAACTGGGTAATGGAACTACCCCTATGGATGAGGAGACTCTTCCTAGCTGGGTACTTCGGCGCAGCAATGAGTGGACCAGTGACCATTAATGGCTACGACTTTAAGCAGCCTCACGTAGCGGTATTTAAGGTGCCTGAACTTGAGCAAAGTGGGTATGACTTCCTAAGTGACATAGCTAGAATGCTTAATGACTTCGGCGTAGAGGCAGGTTACGTAGAGAAGGTTTACTCCAGTAACGGTGGGATTCAACTACGCCTATACGTATCGTCAACACCAAGGAATCTAACTAGACTGTGGAGTAGGGTTAACTATGAGTATAGTCCTGAAAAGAGGAGACTAGCCCTTGCTGCAGTTGTTTGGCTTAGGTTAATTATGAGGGCCATTAACCCACACAGTGAGGATGAGCAATTAACCATAGCCATAGTGGAAGGTGGCTACGCTGAGCCGATAATGCAGAGTCATGTTAATGAGAGATTCGTTGAACGTGGTGTTTATGCGGATGAGGTGGAGGAGCCTATGGCTCCTAGGGGCCTCCCGAGGTTTGAGGATTGGCTTAAAGCTAATGTTGAGGGTGATGTAGTTTGGGACATTATTGAGGATGTTAAGGAGGAGGAATTTAATGGCCTAGTCTACGACTTAACAATAGATGATGAGGCTCACGACTTCATAGCAGACGGTTTCGTGGTATCTAACTGTGGTGTTAGGGTTCTTAGAACCGACTTAACGGAGGATGAGGTTAGGCCTAAGTTAAGGGAACTTGTTAACACGATTTTTGAACTTGCACCTGCCGGGGTTGGTGAAACCGGTAGGTTGCATTTACCCATCTCAGAGCTTAATAAGGCTCTTGATGAGGGTGTGGATTGGGCTATTAGGAATGGTTACGGTTGGGCTGATGATAAGGAGTACATTGAGCAGAACGGTAGCTGGGACTTCGCAGATTCAAGTAAGGTTAGCCAGAGGGCTAAGGAGAGGGGGAAGGATGAGATTGGGACTATTGGTTCAGGTAACCACTTCATTGAGATTCAGGTTGTTGATAAGATATTTAACCCTGATGTAGCTAGGGTCTTCGGCATAGAGAGGGAGGGGCAGGTAACAGTTATGATTCACTCTGGTTCAAGGGGTTTAGGGCACCAGGTTGCTACTGATTACATTAGGATTGCTGAAAGCAAGATGAGGCAATGGGGCCTCTACCTACCTGATAGGGAATTAGCGGCATTACCATTAACAGCAAGGGAGGCGCAGGACTACTTGCACGCCATGGCTGCTGCAGCCAACTACGCCTGGACCAATAGGCATCTACTCATGCATTGGGTTAGGGAATCCTTCAGGAGGGTGTTTGGGAAGGACCCAGATAAGTTGGGCATGAGGATTGTGTATGATGTTGCGCACAACATAGCCAAGTTCGAGGAGCATGTTATTGATGATGAGGGTCATAGGGCTAAGGTTTGGGTGCATAGGAAGGGTGCAACAAGGGCATTCCCAGCGGGAAGGGAGGAGATACCTAAGGTTTATAGGGGAATTGGGCAACCGGTCTTAATACCTGGAAGCATGGGTACAGGCTCATACATACTTGTTGGTTTTGAGAAGTCAATGCAGTTAACATTCGGCACCGCCCCACATGGCGCCGGCAGGCAAATGAGTAGGTCAGCCGCAGTTAGAAGCCTACCACCAAGTAAGGTTAAGGCTGCGTTAGAGTCAAGGGGTATTATTATTAGAAGCGCTGAATCAGAGATAATAAGTGAGGAGGCCCCTGAGGCGTATAAGAACGTTGACATAGTTGCTGAAGTTTCCGATGCATTAGGCTTAGCTAAGAAGGTTGTTAGGCTGAGGCCAATAGGGGTTGTTAAAGGTTAA
- a CDS encoding DUF126 domain-containing protein, whose amino-acid sequence MRVFKGNTVNGSGIVKGELVAVNSPISFLGDVDGTRGIVKVKGREINIAGKALALPYSTGSTVGPYVMYQLAKYGKAPLVILATKPDTLMLIGSIMANIPLVINVPEEILNYSGCVIEVNLNESTILIPDKCETSNADT is encoded by the coding sequence GTGCGCGTGTTTAAGGGTAATACCGTAAACGGTAGTGGTATTGTGAAGGGGGAGTTAGTTGCAGTTAATTCACCAATATCATTCCTAGGGGATGTTGACGGTACTAGGGGCATCGTTAAGGTTAAGGGGAGGGAAATTAACATAGCTGGTAAGGCCCTGGCTTTACCATACTCAACAGGTTCAACAGTAGGCCCTTACGTAATGTATCAGTTAGCTAAATACGGTAAAGCACCATTAGTAATACTTGCCACTAAGCCGGATACATTAATGTTAATAGGGTCAATTATGGCTAACATACCTCTGGTTATTAATGTTCCTGAGGAAATACTTAACTACAGTGGATGCGTAATTGAGGTGAACCTGAATGAGTCAACAATACTCATCCCAGATAAGTGCGAGACTAGCAATGCTGATACTTAG
- a CDS encoding HesA/MoeB/ThiF family protein encodes MISSDRYIRQLPLIGVEGQRRLRDGSALIVGLGGLGSLASMYLAGAGVGKLVLVDFDTISISDLHRQFLYTTGDIGKSKVEVAEKRLREINPEVKVEAHQMVFTRNEETEELVASVDVVVLAVDNLKTRLDADELAVKRNKPVVNGGVDGWFGLVTTVIPGRTPRLAEILNIRGLSSVSCAEGLCNSVIGPVAGIVASWQALETLRILAGLEPALAGKLLIIDSSRGIIDVLSISRS; translated from the coding sequence GTGATAAGTAGTGATAGGTATATTAGGCAATTGCCATTAATAGGTGTTGAGGGTCAAAGGAGGCTTAGGGATGGAAGTGCATTAATCGTTGGCTTAGGCGGCTTAGGCTCATTAGCATCAATGTACTTAGCCGGTGCTGGTGTTGGTAAACTTGTGCTCGTTGACTTCGACACAATCAGCATAAGTGACCTTCACAGGCAATTCCTATACACAACTGGTGACATTGGTAAGAGTAAGGTTGAGGTGGCTGAGAAGAGGCTTAGGGAAATTAACCCAGAGGTTAAAGTTGAGGCTCACCAAATGGTGTTTACGAGGAATGAGGAAACTGAGGAACTAGTGGCCTCAGTGGACGTGGTAGTCCTGGCTGTTGATAATTTGAAAACGAGGCTTGATGCTGATGAATTAGCGGTTAAGCGCAATAAGCCTGTGGTTAATGGTGGCGTTGATGGGTGGTTCGGATTAGTGACAACAGTAATACCAGGTAGGACACCGCGTCTTGCTGAAATACTAAACATAAGGGGTCTTAGCTCAGTCTCATGTGCAGAGGGTCTATGTAACTCAGTGATAGGGCCCGTGGCAGGTATTGTAGCATCCTGGCAGGCGCTGGAGACCTTAAGAATACTGGCTGGTTTAGAACCGGCACTTGCAGGTAAGTTACTTATAATAGATTCAAGTAGGGGAATAATTGATGTATTGTCCATTTCCCGTTCCTGA